The Mercurialis annua linkage group LG2, ddMerAnnu1.2, whole genome shotgun sequence genome contains a region encoding:
- the LOC126670148 gene encoding stemmadenine O-acetyltransferase-like, with product MKMKLEVEFISQELIKPFSPTPDHLRQLRLSFLDQLQPPVCMPIVLFYSKKSGSENYERCNELKKSLSKALAMFYPLAGRINNDTFIDCNDEGALFVEAKANCQLSDILQDYNPSDSNKLIPLPPHQCENLTAFFQVTLFKCGGLCISFSLLHKLGDALSQFQFLNSWAAITRGDYSEIATSPIFGMATLFPPIKMQSRMDFEELGEDKIVTKRFVFDASTIAALQAKYSNEIGYSPSRVVALAGFIWSRFIAAIQTNKTDRNHLYALSNVVNFRRRIEPPLSNMHFGNLFTTAWVKVNINNRQQKSADAKYNYDANIVSQMSDAMRSVTPDAIFKLTQEVVKGEVIGFFFTSLCKMPIYEADFGWGKPVFVSSANLPLKNLVSFLDAKQGGAIEAWINLNEENMAKFEIDKEFLAHLNSSTQFNAKSRL from the exons ATGAAAATGAAGCTTGAAGTAGAGTTCATCTCCCAAGAGCTAATCAAGCCATTTTCCCCTACGCCTGATCATCTTCGCCAGCTCCGCCTTTCGTTTCTCGACCAATTACAACCTCCAGTTTGTATGCCTATCGTCCTCTTTTACTCCAAAAAATCCGGTTCTGAAAATTATGAAAGATGCAACGAATTAAAGAAATCTCTATCAAAAGCCCTAGCTATGTTCTACCCTCTTGCTGGACGAATTAATAATGACACCTTTATAGACTGCAACGACGAAGGAGCCTTGTTCGTCGAAGCTAAGGCGAACTGTCAACTCTCAGATATTCTTCAAGATTATAACCCTAGCGACAGCAATAAGTTGATACCTCTCCCGCCCCACCAATGCGAAAATCTCACCGCATTTTTTCAGGTTACTTTGTTTAAATGTGGCGGATTATGCATTTCATTTTCTTTGTTGCATAAACTTGGCGACGCCTTGTCGCAGTTTCAATTCTTGAATAGTTGGGCTGCCATTACCCGCGGAGATTATTCTGAAATCGCTACTAGTCCTATCTTCGGTATGGCAACATTGTTTCCGCCCATAAAAATGCAGTCTCGGATGGATTTCGAAGAGTTAGGCGAAGACAAAATCGTCACGAAAAGGTTTGTGTTTGATGCTTCCACCATAGCAGCTCTTCAAGCTAAGTATAGCAATGAAATTGGCTACAGTCCGTCACGGGTTGTGGCCTTAGCCGGTTTCATATGGAGCCGATTCATAGCCGCCATTCAGACGAACAAAACAGACCGTAATCATTTGTACGCCCTAAGTAATGTAGTGAACTTTAGACGAAGAATAGAACCGCCGCTTTCAAATATGCATTTTGGTAATCTTTTCACTACAGCCTGGGTGAAGGTTAACATAAACAACCGGCAACAAAA GTCCGCAGATGCGAAATACAATTACGATGCGAACATTGTTAGTCAAATGAGTGATGCCATGAGAAGTGTGACTCCAGATGCCATCTTCAAATTAACGCAAGAAGTTGTTAAAGGAGAGGTGATTGGATTTTTCTTCACTAGTTTATGCAAGATGCCAATTTATGAAGCAGATTTTGGATGGGGAAAGCCTGTGTTTGTAAGTTCAGCTAATTTGCCTCTGAAGAACCTAGTTTCTTTCTTGGATGCTAAACAAGGAGGTGCTATAGAGGCATGGATCAACTTGAATGAGGAAAACATGGCTAAATTTGAGATTGATAAGGAGTTTCTTGCACATCTTAATTCTTCTACTCAATTTAATGCTAAATCAAGATTATAA